One genomic window of Conger conger chromosome 9, fConCon1.1, whole genome shotgun sequence includes the following:
- the znf687b gene encoding zinc finger protein 687b: MGDMKTPDFDDLLAAFDIPDIDAKEAIQSAPEDVEGHHGGKSSGAPGGPSLRPSSPSDGQSLPQGDTPIISVIVKNRVRPETEPESDKEGTDGGGGAAGVAGPRLGPRIPPLVSSEPLSQSVNGFVAAAASADPLLRQTQAPANGELWPPCSPKTAAEGGGAGAGAGSAKAPRQSGGVPSRLKPLVPGELAGKGRKTLLQLHSAAGGSDEGKAPASSFGHSSSEAPSIPAASSGLTPPFFPPPKPAPPSTPPSSAAAHLSRPRTLTSPPSDSSPPFNGAQRGSSPAAGRPVAFRRLESDDEDSEPDLGSPLVIQESPDSPACTPPKLSRRHRSSSETFGSPTPPRQIPPAADYGRPGEAAPGPRTPSPPASPRPPEGWPKARPAGSSPAHEERNPEHVIEERDSPESPEPEAPNRSAATATAKRSSSPAAAPPESSHKVKDEDEEEEEEEDEEEEEEEEEEEEEEDMEGVKEEGDGEEEQEAMDCKAGGHLGSESEVGEGGVPKEVKAEPKSEAAGGKEAVARGKTAPQGTAGVSMRTGGKGPSRPLKVRIKTIKTPTGSITRTVTRVANKGAAGVPGGKGLDPAKAQPEGRKVVSRPRRMVDASGGNALGPQQQSAKTAMLPVSTLQDASSAMLVAASKAQNKMVATSASSSSEKAKVSATAVSITKSATLPAVSTSSAASPKFAMGAATIGVRQAGQKALNGGGTAQSAGGHQVSKPASIVNSTGAVISRSQSSLVEAFNKILNSKNLLPSYRPDLSTPPPPEWSLPLPANGYRCLECGDAFALERSLARHYDRRSLRIEVTCNHCAKRLAFFNKCSLLLHAREHKERGLVMQCSHLVMRPVSIEQMIGQQDTTPIGMLSPSLTSPSVSTSSSTPPAAGTGPAGPSPSKETPAAPPGPPRRAPESPQALLPLPCKKGDVLQYHNFKCPECHAQFGGKAELVAHFQEIKATSNTTCMLCSPAMMLPNGCSTAAHQRFHKHRSPHVCPECGGIARQASFQTHLEESCLHFARRIGYRCSSCQVVFGGLNSIKSHIQTAHCEVFHKCPNCPMAFKSAPSAQGHISTQHPNLTAPQAKMIYKCVMCDTVFTQKPLLYMHFDTHLAKQKVHVFKCPDCTKLYAQKGSMMEHMKTTHRGLSVKQEAVKEDSGPAPRAAPPAAPPKAKPPSKAESSDGEDWGGEQEQEEEDEEEEDGDDGGDGGDEDADDPPSSPESGAAGARPREPAEWSCRQCQTRYAEREDYISHMRKEHGKSVKKFPCRMCERSFCSAPSLRRHVRVNHEGIKRVFHCPHCTEGKRTFSSRLILGKHIRVRHGSQSRNQSHRQPREGQGAVQTRKRSASGRLLDETMGSSSEPDGEGGPRALGGGATEEEEEAGAAAGGGGDESGAEAAVSPVKRPRAAPAPAVPEDTAFRCVPCGFSTEDQQEFLRHIPQHRPDPASQQCSHCGACFASATSLSRHRFITHRVRDAPAEAAPAAGQADAHAGGGARPGGGASAPSDAALHAGSSPDSPSPLQLGEDAEGRVGCRVCGRRFDRAADLSTHFRTHGMAFIAAHKTDRPV; encoded by the exons ATGGGGGACATGAAAACCCCAGATTTTGACGACCTGTTGGCGGCGTTCGACATTCCCGACATCGATGCCAAAGAGGCAATCCAGTCGGCCCCCGAGGACGTGGAGGGCCACCACGGCGGGAAGTCGTCGGGGGCCCCGGGGGGCCCGTCCCTCAGGCCCTCCAGCCCTTCGGATGGCCAGAGCCTGCCCCAGGGGGACACCCCCATCATCAGCGTGATCGTGAAGAACCGGGTCCGCCCCGAGACAGAGCCGGAGTCGGACAAGGAGGGCACGGACGGCGGCGGGGGCGCGGCCGGGGTCGCGGGCCCCCGCCTGGGCCCCAGGATTCCGCCGTTGGTCTCGTCCGAGCCTCTGAGCCAGTCCGTCAACGGGTTCGTAGCCGCGGCGGCATCGGCGGACCCCCTGCTGCGTCAGACCCAGGCCCCCGCCAACGGGGAGCTGTGGCCTCCGTGCTCCCCGAAAACGGCggcggaggggggcggggcgggggccggcGCCGGGTCGGCCAAAGCGCCCCGCCAGTCCGGCGGCGTCCCGAGCAGACTGAAGCCCCTGGTTCCTGGCGAGCTGGCGGGGAAGGGTCGAAAAACGCTGCTGCAGCTCCACAGTGCGGCGGGCGGGTCGGACGAAGGCAAGGCCCCCGCCTCATCGTTTGGCCACTCGTCCTCCGAGGCCCCCAGCATCCCCGCGGCGTCCTCCGGCCTGACTCCCcctttctttccccctcccaaacccgcgcccccctccacccccccgtcCTCCGCCGCTGCCCACCTGTCGCGTCCCAGGACGCTCACGTCGCCCCCGTCGGACTCCTCCCCGCCGTTTAACGGCGCCCAGAGGGGCAGCAGTCCGGCCGCCGGCCGGCCCGTCGCGTTCCGCCGCCTGGAGTCGGACGACGAGGACTCGGAACCGGACCTGGGAAGTCCGCTGGTGATCCAGGAGAGCCCCGATTCCCCCGCCTGCACGCCTCCCAAACTGTCCCGTCGCCACAGGTCGTCTTCGGAGACCTTCGGCTctcccaccccgccccgccAGATCCCCCCGGCAGCCGACTACGGCAGACCTGGAGAGGCGGCCCCTGGGCCCCGCACGCCCTCCCCGCCCGcctccccccggccccccgaGGGCTGGCCGAAGGCCCGCCCCGCCGGCTCCAGCCCGGCGCACGAGGAGCGGAACCCCGAGCACGTAATTGAGGAGAGGGACTCGCCGGAGAGCCCCGAACCGGAGGCCCCGAACCGCTCTGCTGCCACGGCAACCGCCAAGAGGAGCTCCAGCCCTGCCGCGGCGCCGCCCGAGAGCTCCCACAAGGTCAAAGacgaggatgaagaggaggaggaggaagaggatgaagaggaggaggaggaggaggaagaagaggaggaggaagaggatatGGAGGGAGTGAAGGAGGAGGGcgatggggaggaggagcaaGAGGCCATGGACTGCAAGGCAGGCGGCCATCTTGGTTCAGAGAGCGAGGTGGGGGAGGGCGGCGTACCGAAGGAAGTGAAGGCGGAGCCTAAGAGTGAGGCGGCGGGTGGGAAGGAGGCTGTCGCCAGGGGCAAAACGGCCCCTCAGGGAACCGCCGGCGTTTCCATGAGGACTGGTGGAAAGGGCCCCTCTCGGCCCCTCAAGGTCCGAATCAAGACCATAAAAACCCCCACCGGGAGCATCACCAGAACCGTGACCCGGGTGGCGAACAAGGGGGCGGCCGGCGTGCCGGGGGGCAAGGGTTTGGACCCGGCCAAGGCCCAGCCGGAAGGGCGCAAGGTGGTGAGCAGGCCCCGGAGGATGGTGGACGCCTCGGGCGGGAACGCGCTCGGACCCCAGCAGCAGAGCGCCAAGACCGCCATGCTTCCCGTGTCCACGCTGCAGGACGCCAGCTCCGCCATGCTGGTGGCCGCCAGCAAGGCCCAGAACAAGATGGTGGCcacctccgcctcctcctcctcggagAAAGCCAAGGTCTCCGCCACGGCCGTCAGCATCACGAAGTCCGCCACCCTCCCGGCGGTCTCCACCTCCTCCGCCGCCTCCCCGAAGTTCGCCATGGGCGCGGCCACGATCGGGGTGCGCCAGGCGGGGCAGAAGGCCCTGAACGGGGGCGGGACCGCCCAGTCCGCCGGGGGCCACCAGGTGTCCAAACCGGCGTCCATCGTGAACAGCACCGGGGCGGTGATCTCCCGCAGCCAGTCCAGCCTGGTGGAGGCGTTCAACAAGATCCTCAACAGCAAGAACCTGCTGCCCAGCTACCGGCCGGACCTCTCCACGCCCCCGCCGCCGGAGTGGAGCCTGCCCCTGCCCGCCAACGGCTACCGCTGCCTGGAGTGCGGCGACGCCTTCGCCCTGGAGCGCAGCCTGGCCCGGCACTACGACCGGCGTTCGCTGCGCATCGAGGTCACCTGCAACCACTGCGCCAAGCGGCTGGCCTTCTTCAACAAGTGCAGCCTGCTGCTGCACGCGCGCGAGCACAAGGAGCGCGGCCTGGTCATGCAGTGCTCCCACCTCGTCATGCGCCCCGTCTCCATCGAGCAGATGATCGGCCAGCAGGACACCACGCCCATCG GCATGCTCTCCCCATCCCTTACCTCTCCCTCCGTTTCGACATCCTCCTCCACCCCGCCGGCAGCTGGAACCGGCCCCGCGGGCCCCAGCCCGTCCAAGGAGACGCCCGCGGCCCCTCCGGGCCCGCCCCGCCGGGCCCCCGAAAGCCCCCAGGCCCTGCTGCCCCTGCCCTGCAAGAAGGGGGACGTGCTCCAGTACCACAACTTCAAGTGTCCCGAGTGCCACGCCCAGTTCGGCGGGAAGGCGGAGCTGGTGGCGCACTTCCAGGAGATCAAGGCCACTTCCAACACC acctGCATGCTCTGCTCTCCGGCGATGATGCTGCCGAACGGCTGCAGCACGGCGGCCCACCAGCGGTTCCACAAGCACCGCTCGCCCCACGTGTGCCCCGAGTGCGGGGGCATCGCCCGGCAGGCCAGCTTCCAGACCCACCTGGAGGAGTCCTGCCTGCACTTCGCCCGCCGCATCGGCTAcag GTGCTCCAGCTGCCAGGTGGTTTTTGGAGGCCTGAACTCCATCAAGTCCCACATCCAGACAGCTCACTGCGAGGTCTTCCACAAGTGCCCCAACTGCCCCATGGCCTTCAAATCTGCCCCCAGTGCCCAGGGGCACATCAGCACCCAGCACCCCAACCTCACCGCCCCACAGGCAAA GATGATCTACAAGTGCGTGATGTGCGACACGGTCTTTACCCAGAAACCCCTGCTTTACATGCATTTCGACACCCACCTGGCCAAGCAGAAGGTGCACGTCTTCAAGTGTCCTGATTGCACCAAGCTCTACGCGCAGAAAGGTTCCATGATGGAGCATATGAAG acTACTCACAGAGGGCTGTCAGTCAAGCAGGAGGCCGTCAAGGAGGActccggccccgccccccgggCCGCCCCGCCCGCCGCCCCGCCGAAAGCCAAGCCCCCCAGCAAGGCGGAGAGCTCGGACGGGGAGGACTGGGGcggggagcaggagcaggaggaggaggacgaggaggaggaggacggggACGACGGAGGGGACGGGGGCGACGAGGACGCGGACGACCCGCCCAGCTCCCCCGAGTCGGGCGCGGCGGGGGCGCGGCCCAGGGAGCCGGCCGAGTGGAGCTGCAGGCAGTGCCAGACCCGCTACGCCGAGCGCGAGGACTACATCTCCCACATGAGGAAGGAGCACGGCAAG TCGGTGAAGAAGTTCCCGTGTCGCATGTGTGAGCGGTCCTTCTGCTCCGCCCCCAGCCTGCGCCGCCACGTACGGGTCAACCACGAAGGCATCAAGAGAGTCTTCCACTGCCC GCACTGCACGGAGGGGAAGCGGACCTTCAGCAGCCGGCTCATCCTGGGGAAGCACATCCGGGTTCGTCACGGCAGCCAGTCCCGAAACCAGAGCCACAGGCAGCCCAGAGAAGGCCAG gGCGCTGTTCAGACGCGGAAGCGTTCGGCCTCCGGGCGGCTCCTGGACGAGACCATGGGCAGCTCCTCGGAGCCGGACGGCGAGGGCGGGCCCCGGGCCCTGGGGGGCGGAGCcacggaggaggaagaggaggcgggcgcggcggcgggggggggaggggacgaGAGCGGGGCGGAGGCCGCGGTCAGCCCCGTGAAGCGGCCGAGGGCCGCCCCGGCGCCCGCCGTCCCGGAGGACACGGCCTTCCGCTGCGTGCCCTGCGGGTTCTCCACGGAGGACCAGCAGGAGTTCCTCCGCCACATCCCCCAGCACCGGCCCGACCCGGCCTCCCAGCAGTGCTCGCACTGCGGGGCCTGCTTCGCCTCGGCCACCTCCCTCAGCCGGCACCGCTTCATCACCCACCGCGTGCGCGACGCCCCCGCCGAGGCGGCCCCCGCGGCCGGCCAGGCCGACGCCCAcgcggggggcggggcccggccggggggcggggcctcggcGCCGTCCGACGCCGCGCTGCACGCCGGCTCCTCCCCCGACTCGCCGTCGCCCCTGCAGCTGGGCGAGGACGCCGAGGGCCGCGTGGGCTGCCGCGTCTGCGGCCGGCGCTTCGACAGGGCCGCGGACCTCAGCACGCACTTCCGAACTCACGGCATGGCCTTCATCGCCGCGCACAAGACGGACAGGCCAgtgtag
- the psmd4a gene encoding 26S proteasome non-ATPase regulatory subunit 4a: MVLESTMVCVDNSEYMRNGDFLPTRLQAQQDAVNIVCHSKTRSNPENNVGLITMANNCEVLTTLTPDTGRILSKLHAVQPRGKICFCTGIRVAHLALKHRQGKNHKMRIIAFVGSPVEDNEKDLVKMAKRLKKEKVNVDVINFGEEEVNTEKLTAFINTLNGKEGTGSHLVTVPPGPSLADALLSSPILAGEGGSMLGLGASDFEFGVDPSADPELALALRVSMEEQRQRQEEEARRVAAASAAEAGIPTPTGDESEDALLKMSVSQPETGTSVLPDFSSMTEDEQIAYAMQMSLQGAGGEFAESIPMDTGAAMDTAESAKEEDDYDVMQDPEFLQSVLESLPGVDPNNEAIRNAMGSLASQTGAKPPEGKKDEEKKK; the protein is encoded by the exons ATGGTGCTCGAGAGTACTATGGTCTG TGTGGACAACAGTGAATATATGCGGAATGGGGACTTCCTGCCTACAAGACTACAGGCCCAGCAGGATGCCGTCAACATCGTATGTCACTCCAAGACTCGAAGCAACCCCGAGAACAACGTGGGCCTCATCACAATGGCAAA TAACTGTGAGGTGCTAACCACCCTCACCCCGGACACGGGTCGGATCCTCTCCAAGCTGCATGCGGTTCAGCCCCGGGGCAAGATCTGCTTCTGCACCGGCATCAGAGTGGCACAT ctgGCCCTGAAGCACAGACAGGGTAAAAATCACAAGATGCGCATCATCGCCTTCGTGGGTAGTCCTGTCGAGGACAACGAGAAGGAC CTGGTCAAAATGGCGAAACGGTTGAAGAAAGAGAAGGTCAATGTGGATGTGATCAACTTTGGAGAGGAG GAGGTGAACACAGAGAAGCTGACGGCCTTCATCAACACCCTGAACGGGAAGGAGGGCACAGGCTCCCACCTGGTGACCGTGCCCCCGGGCCCCAGCCTGGCCGACGCCCTGCTGTCCTCCCCCATCCTggccggggaggggggctccATGCTGGGCCTGGGGGCCAGCGACTTCGAGTTCGGGGTGGACCCCAGCGCCGACCCGGAGCTTGCGCTG GCGCTGCGCGTCTCCATGGAGGAGCAGAGGCagcggcaggaggaggaggcgcgcAGGGTGGCCGCTGCGTCCGCCGCGGAGGCCGGGATCCCCACCCCTACAGGAGACG agtCGGAGGACGCCCTGCTGAAGATGTCCGTGTCACAGCCGGAGACGGGCACCTCCGTGCTGCCTGACTTCAGCAGCATGACCGAGGACGAGCAGATCGCCTACGCCATGCAGATGTCCCTGCAGGGGGCCGGCGGAG AGTTTGCCGAATCTATACCGATGGACACAGGAGCAGCCATGGACACTGCCGAGTCTGCCAAG gaGGAAGACGACTACGACGTCATGCAGGACCCCGAGTTCCTGCAGAGCGTGCTGGAGAGCCTGCCGGGCGTGGACCCCAACAACGAGGCCATCCGCAACGCCATGGGCTCCCTGGCCTCCCAGACCGGCGCCAAGCCCCCCGAGGGGAAGAAGGACgaggagaagaagaagtga